From Lolium perenne isolate Kyuss_39 chromosome 5, Kyuss_2.0, whole genome shotgun sequence, a single genomic window includes:
- the LOC127319625 gene encoding uncharacterized protein — protein sequence MQATGSVTWVVGAQASVLGRCTGGGVPYPSSSSAPSGGRFQGLGAVRCCAQTQAQAQEKKPRVRKTKEERREMVQSFVDTYRVSNNGKFPSVNLTHKEVGGSYYIVREIVRDIIQENRVLGPGGLNAKTLSFEDCPDFSELSTADELGQDNIEILDMSDKEEAFPMQKNFISTQQLLGSDILLEPGILNSVVQNGNVGDAACLEEDLEKQDEALYLKSEISSSEIQAPSLAHVSDLHREIDLNTLEDSHEGTTITGEVTHFSDPSDVSQINGGLLHEHVALPDDCDDITNSAVDEANLCLENNGVLQTSRVLIEEHGILAETASIMTGDVQITDGEFVSPTSANQMDAYTSETSAETLAVSIDCQDVVEQALLDADPNGQAMSEDLASQPALDSKGLLLTEDQDVTLEKAESILKKSTSGVTSEELEASKAKHEHGINTTTTISRGTGKGHKKEDNLFWLIIRAFVVSMSKLWAK from the exons ATGCAGGCCACCGGGAGCGTGACCTGGGTCGTCGGCGCGCAGGCGTCCGTCTTGGGGAGATGCACCGGCGGCGGGGTGCCGTAcccgtcctcctcctctgccccgTCAGGTGGTAGATTCCAGGGCCTCGGCGCCGTGCGGTGCTGCGCGCAGACGCAGGCGCAGGCGCAGGAGAAGAAGCCGCGGGTGAGGAAGACCAAGGAGGAGCGGAGGGAGATGGTCCAGTCCTTCGTTGACAC GTATCGGGTTTCAAACAATGGGAAATTTCCTTCAGTCAATCTTACACACAAGGAAGTCGGAGGATCATATTATATAGTCCGTGAAATTGTGAGAGATATCATCCAAGAGAACAGAGTTCTTGGCCCTGGTGGCTTGAATGCCAAGACCCTGAGTTTTGAGGATTGCCCTGATTTTTCAGAATTGTCTACGGCGGATGAATTGGGCCAAGACAACATAGAGATATTAGACATGTCTGACAAGGAGGAAGCATTTCCAATGCAGAAGAATTTCATTAGCACCCAGCAACTACTTGGTTCAGATATTCTCCTGGAGCCTGGTATTCTGAATAGTGTAGTCCAAAATGGGAACGTTGGAGATGCAGCGTGCTTGGAGGAGGACCTTGAGAAACAAGATGAAGCCTTGTATTTGAAATCAGAGATTAGTAGTTCTGAAATTCAAGCCCCTTCACTTGCCCATGTTTCTGATTTGCATCGTGAAATTGATCTCAACACTCTCGAGGATTCTCATGAGGGTACAACCATCACTGGTGAAGTTACTCATTTCTCAGATCCTAGTGATGTTTCTCAAATAAATGGTGGGCTTCTACATGAGCATGTGGCATTACCTGATGACTGTGATGACATAACTAATAGTGCTGTTGATGAAGCTAATCTTTGCCTAGAAAATAACGGAGTTCTTCAAACAAGCCGGGTCCTAATAGAGGAGCATGGGATATTGGCTGAAACTGCAAGTATCATGACTGGGGATGTTCAGATTACAGATGGCGAATTTGTATCTCCAACATCTGCAAATCAAATGGATGCTTATACCTCAGAAACAAGTGCAGAAACTTTAGCAGTGTCTATTGACTGTCAGGATGTGGTTGAGCAAGCTCTGCTTGATGCTGACCCAAACGGACAAGCTATGTCAGAAGATCTTGCTTCTCAACCAGCATTGGATTCAAAG GGGTTGTTGCTAACGGAAGACCAGGATGTCACATTAGAGAAAGCTGAAAGTATATTGAAGAAATCAACATCTGGCGTCACAAGCGAAGAACTGGAGGCAAGCAAGGCCAAGCATGAACATGGGATAAACACCACGACAACGATCAGCAG GGGAACTGGGAAGGGGCATAAGAAAGAGGACAACCTATTTTGGCTTATCATCAGGGCATTTGTTGTTTCTATGTCCAAGTTGTGGGCAAAATGA
- the LOC127319624 gene encoding pentatricopeptide repeat-containing protein At4g02820, mitochondrial — MLSRRLAPVGGGCARLLSSSAPAASGGGSISAGGGDTLGKRLLKLIYPKRSAVVVLRRWAEEGRTVQKYQLNRVVRELRKYRRFKHALEICEWMRTQPDMKLLPGDHAVHLDLVAKLRGLASAEKFFEDMPERAKGPSTCTALLHTYTQHGARDKAEAMLREMGRAGHLVCALPFNHMMSLYMSAGDLDKVPETIKQLRRYAVPDLVTYNIWLTYCSRKSSVKGAERVYGLMQDDGVVPDWMTFSLMASIYVNAGMRVEGRDALVEMERRASRKERAAYSSLLTLYASLEDRGNLDRVWGKMRETFRKFSDAEYKCMLTSLTRFGDIAAAEGVYAEWESQSGTKDSRIPNTILSFYIKNGEMEKAESFLQCIVGKGVKPSYSTWELFVWGYLGNNERVGKVLDCVKKALSTLEKWEPNPELVAAIFSHVEKEGDIEAAEELLVVLRGAGYVTTEIYNSVLRTYAKAEMMPLIIDERMGEDKVSMDEQTVRLLKLTSKYPIGEVSTVMS, encoded by the exons ATGCTCTCCCGCCGCCTCGCGCCCGTCGGCGGCGGCTGCGCGAGGCTGCTGTCCTCGTCCGCCCCGGCGGCGTCTGGCGGAGGGTCGATCTCGGCGGGGGGCGGGGACACGCTGGGGAAGCGACTGCTGAAGCTCATCTACCCGAAGCGGAGCGCGGTGGTGGTGCTGCGCCGCTGGGCGGAGGAGGGCCGCACGGTGCAGAAGTACCAGCTCAACCGCGTCGTCCGCGAGCTCCGCAAGTACCGACGATTCAAGCACGCCCTCGAG ATCTGCGAGTGGATGAGAACACAGCCGGACATGAAGCTCCTCCCGGGGGACCACGCGGTGCACCTGGACCTGGTCGCGAAGCTCCGGGGCCTGGCGAGCGCGGAGAAGTTCTTCGAGGACATGCCGGAGCGGGCCAAGGGTCCCTCCACCTGCACCGCCCTCCTACACACCTACACGCAGCACGGCGCCCGCGACAAGGCCGAGGCGATGCTGCGGGAGATGGGCCGCGCGGGGCACCTCGTGTGCGCGCTGCCCTTCAACCACATGATGTCGCTCTACATGTCCGCCGGCGACCTCGACAAGGTCCCCGAGACAATCAAACAACTCAGGCGGTACGCGGTCCCGGACCTGGTGACCTACAACATCTGGCTCACCTACTGCTCCCGGAAGAGCAGCGTGAAGGGCGCGGAGAGGGTGTACGGCCTCATGCAGGACGACGGAGTGGTTCCTGACTGGATGACGTTTAGCCTGATGGCCAGCATCTACGTCAACGCCGGGATGCGTGTCGAGGGGCGGGACGCGCTCGTGGAGATGGAGAGGAGGGCGTCCAGGAAGGAGCGGGCAGCGTACTCGTCGCTGCTCACCTTGTACGCCAGCCTGGAGGATAGGGGCAACTTGGACAGGGTGTGGGGCAAGATGAGGGAGACCTTCAGGAAGTTCAGCGACGCCGAGTACAAGTGCATGCTTACTTCGCTCACGCGGTTCGGCGATATCGCAGCAGCGGAGGGTGTTTACGCTGAATGGGAGTCGCAGTCGGGAACGAAGGATTCGAGGATCCCCAACACGATCCTTTCGTTTTACATCAAGAATGGCGAGATGGAGAAGGCCGAGAGTTTTCTCCAGTGCATTGTGGGAAAAGGAGTCAAGCCCAGCTATAGCACCTGGGAGCTGTTTGTTTGGGGTTATCTTGGAAACAATGAGAGGGTGGGTAAAGTTCTTGACTGCGTGAAGAAAGCCCTGTCAACCTTGGAGAAGTGGGAGCCAAACCCTGAACTTGTTGCGGCTATCTTTTCGCATGTTGAGAAGGAAGGTGACATTGAAGCTGCGGAGGAGCTCCTCGTTGTGCTTCGAGGAGCGGGGTACGTCACGACCGAGATATATAACTCCGTCCTGCGCACTTACGCTAAAGCTGAGATGATGCCTCTGATCATAGATGAACGAATGGGTGAGGATAAGGTCTCGATGGATGAGCAAACTGTAAGACTGTTGAAACTGACAAGCAAATACCCAATTGGTGAAGTCTCAACAGTAATGTCTTGA